The genomic segment ATCGCAGTAATCGATTTTGCACTTGCGCATCCCGCCTTTTTTAATCTGCACAGCGTACTCTTAAATGCACCCGACAATGCGGAAACCGAGGCTGTCTACACGCCGTTAAAACAGCGTTTTTATTCGGTATTTGCAGAATTTTTTATAAAATCCGCAAACGAGTTCGGCAATATGCGCGGGAAAGAGGAGTTGTACTCAATCTTGTTCCACAATAATGTCATTTCGGTAGCACTGCTGTGTGTGCAGAACAAACTGCCTAGAGATGATCAAACGATTTATCGGATTGTGCATAGCTTTGTCTACGGTGTCGCTTAACCTTTTGAAAATATACGGCGCATCTACTGCGTTGTACGCTGAAAATAAATGCTCAACGTATCATAGATACGCCTCCGCTTTATTTTCAGCTATCTCCTTGTAGCTACACCGTCTCTTTGCAAAAGGCTTACGGAAAGTAGGTT from the Treponema medium genome contains:
- a CDS encoding TetR/AcrR family transcriptional regulator encodes the protein MNDTTTNDNSRADILNTAILLFSQKGYEGVGVQEICDNAGITKPTLYYFFKSKQGLLQAIADSKGAELLQRLSDAAVYEHDFLKSLTRILIAVIDFALAHPAFFNLHSVLLNAPDNAETEAVYTPLKQRFYSVFAEFFIKSANEFGNMRGKEELYSILFHNNVISVALLCVQNKLPRDDQTIYRIVHSFVYGVA